A stretch of Tenrec ecaudatus isolate mTenEca1 chromosome 2, mTenEca1.hap1, whole genome shotgun sequence DNA encodes these proteins:
- the NREP gene encoding neuronal regeneration-related protein: MVYYPDLFGWIMQETFPNKEMVGRLPKGRFPIPKEVNRKKGEETAAAFLTPPGSDELLPASISYLYSF, encoded by the exons GTTTATTACCCAGATCTGTTTGGCTGGATCATGCAAGAAACATTTCCAAACAAGGAAATGGTGGGAAGGTTACCCAAG GGGAGATTTCCTATCCCAAAGGAAGTGAATCGCAAGAAAGGtgaagagactgcagctgccttcCTGACTCCACCTGGCAGCGATGAGCTCCTCCCTGCAAGCATCAGTTACCTCTACTCTTTTTAA